Proteins encoded together in one Telopea speciosissima isolate NSW1024214 ecotype Mountain lineage chromosome 6, Tspe_v1, whole genome shotgun sequence window:
- the LOC122665498 gene encoding uncharacterized protein LOC122665498, with product MIHAMVNGSDIDEDPLDCIPQLVTAEDNSGLLLAPSLKEVKKTIFSLSCDSAPGPDGFFGYFFTPCRDIVGEDICAAVKGFFSGGNLPRSYTSANLVLIPKKENPEVMADFQTISLCNFSFKIIAKIFSTRLATLLPNLIAEEHGAFVQGERLTLLKHVLASMPIHALAALDLPKAVIGKFCGICADFLWGSSEWGKRHHWVSWNKVCTLMMEGGLGVRRLEDVALSLRVKGLWCIVFESSLWSNFFKVKFFKSLHIAMAKPSRIGSKSWRNALAHKDFFHA from the exons ATGATTCATGCAATGGTGAAT GGAAGTGATATTGATGAGGATCCATTGGATTGCATCCCTCAATTGGTGACTGCTGAAGATAACTCTGGGCTTTTACTTGCTCCTTCCTTGAAAGAGGTGAAAAAGACTATTTTCTCCCTCTCCTGTGATAGTGCCCCAGGGCCGGATGgcttttttgggtatttttttacGCCATGCAGGGACATTGTGGGAGAAGACATTTGTGCAGCGGTGAAGGGTTTTTTCTCAGGGGGAAACCTTCCTAGAAGTTACACTTCGGCAAACCTTGTCCTCATTCCGAAAAAAGAGAATCCGGAGGTAATGGCTGATTTCCAAACCATTAGCCTTTGCaatttttcttttaagattaTTGCAAAAATTTTCTCTACTAGATTAGCTACTTTGCTGCCTAACTTGATCGCAGAGGAACATGGAGCATTTGTGCAAG GGGAACGACTTACGCTTTTAAAACATGTGCTTGCTTCAATGCCTATACATGCTCTTGCCGCACTTGATCTTCCCAAGGCAGTGATTGGAAAGTTCTGTGGAATATGTGCTGATTTTCTTTGGGGAAGTTCGGAATGGGGTAAACGCCATCATTGGGTTAGTTGGAACAAAGTGTGTACACTGATGATGGAAGGAGGATTGGGTGTTAGGAGACTGGAAGATGTTGCTTTGTCCTTGAGGGTAAAGGGCCTTTGGTGCATCGTTTTTGAAAGCTCCTTGTGGAGTAATTTCTTCAAAgtcaaattttttaaaagtcTTCACATTGCTATGGCTAAGCCAAGTAGGATTGGGTCTAAGTCTTGGAGAAATGCTCTTGCTCATAAGGATTTCTTCCATGCCTGA